GAACTGAGAAAGCCTAAGCGTCAGTAGGATATTCCTACAGCACCAATATCAACTAATAAGACTAGTCGCCCATAATACGATAAGTAGCTTGCACTACTTTCTATTCCTTTCATTATGTTCGCACATAAAAAAAACTAGGAGTTCTTGAATACCAAAAAGAGAGACTGCAGGAAAAGAAAGAAGAGGAATTGGATTCCCCAGAGCAGCCCGGATAAGCCATCCTGCAGCTTCGCTCTGCTGCCGCCTCTTCCTTCCTTCTATGTGATGTACTCTAGCAGCATTCATTCCTTTCATCCTTTATGTTCGTTCTCGTTCGTGCACCTGTCCCCAATGGAAGAATGACGAGTCATGACGAGCTAGACTGATGACGCTCTTTCAAGGACCGGATTCTATAATAAGATGAGTTGCTTCGGATGTGTATGAGAAGGAAGCTTGTGGTGCAAGCATTTTTTCAAATCAGGTATAGCAAGGGAGTTCGTGTCTTCCTCTCCTACCTAGCGCACTATAATAGGTAGCATGGATCAGTAATCTTGTTGTATAGCTAGGTCTGTGAGAGCTGGGTTCCTTTGTCAGTCAGTCTCGGTAGTTCAGTCAGAGCGAGATCCGTGGCATAGCTCAGTTACTTGATGGATAGATGCTAGTGTCGCTAGATCAGTCGTCTAGTTCGATCAGTTGACAGTGGAGTAGTTCTCTTATAGCATGGGTAGCTCATTAGTACAGAGATGAGAAGGCTAGCGAGAGGGCTTCTTCCATACATTGTCCGATCACTCATGAAAGAGGCCACCTATGCATGAAATGAGTAAAGCTCGCTTTCCCCTAATCTAATGGCAGGATCGACAAAACGAACTTGATCGACCAATCCCCTGGTTTCATTTCTCATGAATAGTATGAGACTGACTCAGCTCAGATGCTGTGATCCGGGAGAATTCTCCTCTTAAAGCACCTCCCGCAGGACTGGATTTGAGTTCTTCACCGAAAACCAATTCTCTAGCGCCGACGTCCGTAAATCGGACAACTCTAAGAGCTTAATCAAAGACATCAATGAACAGAATCAAGGCTCAAAGAATATTGTATGAGTTCTAAGAAAATATTAGTTCTCAACAATATCCCTGTCTTATGGGGCCTTCGTAGCTTAATAAATAAATAGGGATCTAAAAGCGGTCGATGAGCAAAGAATTAGGGATAGCTCTGATTTTGCAAAACAAAGGCGAGGCGCAAAGATCTATGGCCCACGTAGCGGTGCCATAAGACAGGGATATTGCGGAGTATTATTCCACTAAAAAGGTCCAGGTGCAAAGAATATTGCCTGGAACTTGAATAAGGAGCGTAGCGGAGTAGCGGAGCGGTGGGTTCGGTGGCTTCGCCCTGCTTCGCCCTTTGTTTTCCAGCCAGCGTAGCGGACACCGGACACCTTTCTTTTCTCTTTTCCAGCGTAGCGTAGCGGAGAAATCAAGCGGAAATCCTCTTTGAACCGCGGAGTGGGGATTTTCAGCCTAGCGTAGCGGAGCGGTGGCTCTCCCTATTAATAGAACTTTGTCTTTGTACTTGGTCAAAATCAAGCGGAAATCTTCCTGTCCTCCGGACTATCCATTAGAAGCGCCTCTTGTCGAGTAAGAAAGGTTCGGTAAAACTCTCGGGGATTCCTTATTCAGTTTATTCCTTTCATATGAAACCGCGATACTTTTCATTGACTTCCTTCTCTTTCTTCCTTTTATTCCGTTTCGGATTCTAGAATCTTTCCCCGCGTAGTGGGCATTGACTTCTTCATTGATCTTCCCCGCTTGATTTATGGATGTTCATTGATTCCTCTTGTTTTTCTTTTCTTCTTATATCCTATTATGACTTGAAAACCACTAAATCTTTCTTCCAAAATCTACTATAAGGAGGAGTTCAAACCTTTGCCTTTTTATTCTATTCCTTCGCCTATTTTTTGGTCTCATTGACTTCTAATGGATAGTCATCTGGACCTTTCTTCTTTGACCGCCTTGATTTTTCATAGCTGGAATCCTAGCCAATATTTAGGAAAAGAAATCCGCCTTTTAGCCACTCTATTTGATTGATATTAATCGTGTATTCGCGCGGACAAGGCACACGGGGATTACGCACCGGGGACGAATTCAACCTCAGTATGAAAACAAGGCCCAATATCATAAGCCAAAGGCGTGAAGCCACTCACAACCCACTACGCGGGGAGTCGCTCGGTCAGCTTGAGCTTTACCCAAATCGTACGCACGAACACAGCTCAATAGGGTCACAAAGGGGTAGGGTAAGCAGAAAGAGCTTCAAGATACAGCATTCTCAACTGATAAAGAAGAAAGCGAAGCCATAGGAGGAAGGGCAAGAAGACAACCAGGCGCAGAAGAAAGATAAGCCAGAATAGAATGTAGTAGATTCATTCCTTTGATCTCAGGCCGGGGACTGACTCTGATGAAGAAAGGGATGAAAGGGGGAAAGCATCCTAAAATGAGGTTGGCTTGGAACATCTTTTCTCAAAGGAAAGGAAAGAAGAATCCACATCCACTGCTTAAACGTAATTCCCCTAGGCTGATTAGCCCGCCCTGTCGATCGTGGGAGATCTTTCAAGGTTGGGGTTCGTGCATGAACAAAAAAGAGAGAAGTCAGAAGACCCGAGGTGGACTCGTTGGAATCCGCCCTTTATTATATTAGTGCGAATGCACAATTTGCAAGGTTTTGACTCCCTCGCTCCTACGCCTTCTACGTCTTCCTTCTTTTTTCCCTTTTCGGAACCCGTCAAAAAGAGTCAAATCAATGAAGGAGTACAATGAACAAGGGTTCAATTCCTCTTTATTCAGTTCCACGCAATCGCATATTTCATTGCGCCTACTAACCGTCCTCCGGACTATCCGTATGAACCTAGCCTTCGGACCAGCTGACTGATTTATGGAACGAATGGACGCGTAGTAGGTTTGGAAGGAATTGCATTTTGATGCCAGAGAAGACCGCTACGTGGGAAAAGCCTAGTGGATAGTCAAAGAAAGGTCCAGGCGCAGGCGCAAAGCAAAGAAAGAAGCTCATTAACTCGAATGAAAGAATCATTATGATTGAATCACCCATAACCTGGAGGGAAATCCAGAATAGACCCGTATTTCTCCGGACCATAAACTCAAACTAGAACTGATCCATGTGAATTTCTGGGATAGGCTTGATTCTTTCATTGCGTTTTCCCGGCTTTTTTGCTTCTAAATAGGACTAAATCAAAGATTGATATTTAACGAAAATTGTCTAAAAATGACGGATTTTTCATGATTTCTTGCTACTTTATAGGCCCAAAACCTAGCATTTTCTTGTATTTCCCTCCGCGGATTCATCTTCAATCTAGCTCTTCAATCTAGCAGATTAATCTGAAATCTAGCAGATTCATAATTCTTCTTGAATTCGAGTTAATGAGCCCGTAGTTAGGAGTATTAAGACCGGTCCTACGTCCATTTATCCTCCGGACTATCCGTAATTAACCGAACTTTGCGCCTTTCTTTTTCTTCCGCTACGTGGGGAATCAATTTCTTAAGAATCTTCTCAACAATATCCCTGTCGATAATTCAGGCTTCGGACCAGGCTCGACTGAGATGGAGGAGAGGACTAGAAATAAAGAAAGCACTACGCGGGGGGGAAGAATGGATATTGTGCTAGGCGCAAAGCAAGCCCTTCTAATGGATAGTCCGGAGGCGCAATTCAATATGCGATCCTTTTTTTTCAATTTCGAAAAGATGAAAACTAGTTAGATCAATGGAATGGCTAGTAAACTGCTGGATAGACTTCCTTTATCAGATTATGAACTTGACTCCTATAATTATTTAAATAGATGGAACTCTTACTTGACGAACTGAGGATGTATTTGATCCCTCGGAAAAAATGAATAATAGAATTTCCCCCCGGGCTAACCTTCTTTCTATTTGTTGGTGGGACATTTCATTTCCTTCTCACGCAATATTCTTTGCGCCTTTGTCTTTGTCATCAGCGAAGGTAGCTCTCTAAAAAGTACTTTGATGCGAGAATGGATTCTTCCGAATAGGTAGGGTTCCATCTGTGTGCCAAGGACTTGTTCCCTAAAGAAGGAGGGAGAAAGAGCCATTGCCGCCCTCTACCGCCTTTGTCCCAGCGCTGGCTTGGCTTCAAAGTGGAAAGTAGGCGCAAAGAATATTGCTCAAGAATATTGACGCTCCGTGCCGATTATCTGATCGCTCATCCATGAGCTAGCGCTTGAATGAAACTAATCCCTTCGACCCCACGTAGCGGTTCGTTCCCAATCTCTATCGTCAAATAAGATATAAGAGGGCTCAGACGATGTTCTCTTGTCCCCTCGGGAAATTCGATGAAATCATCCCGCAGGACGCGAACCAGGACTGGCCGTAGGTTAAGATAGTTACCTATGGCAAATATGGGTCTCCTCAATAGAACAGGGCCTCTGACCGAGAGGTCGTTAGACTCAAGCATGTCCTATCCTCTTTTCAAAGCAATCCAAGGTGGTGTGAACAGCCTATTGCATTTAACCAAGGCGGACTCGTGGAGCCCAGAGATCGCCTTGCCTTGGGACCACTCTTCCCCTAGTGCATTGCATGGACGGAGACAACTAGGTCTCGCCATGAAGCAAGCTCATAGGGAAGAAGGCAGGCTTTAGCCATGGCCCCTTGCCTGTCCTCTTAGCAGCCTTGGAAGCATACTTTCCTGTACTTCCCGCATAGTGGTCAGAGCTTTTTCCAGGTTGGTTTGAAAGTCAACCCGAGACGATCTATCCAGGGTACATACCTCTCTGTCGAGCATCGGGAGATTGTCTTTTATAGGACCCACAAGCTCAAGGACAGAGTCGTGGTCTGAGACAGGAGTAAGCTGAGACGCAAATGTCGACTTGCTTACACCTTTTGCCAAAAAAGTAGAATCTTCTAAATAGAGAATACTGAAAAAAACTTCACCAACACCAACATATCAGAAGGTAGTTGAAAAGGGGCTTTAATGCGCTTGCTTACTCGAAAGAATAAGGATTTAAGTAGCCGAATCGACATCTTTCTCTTCCAATCCATCCTATTGATCTGATTGTAAGGTAAATTGGCTGAATTCCTATCCCCAACTGCGGTTCTTGCAAAGAGCGCTAAGCACCTCTTACTCTAATGAAAGGCCTTGGTGATTCGAAGATTTGCAACTCGACCGCATACATAAGAAAGAGAGGGAGCCCTTGGTCAAAGGAAAAGCCATAACCTGCCTCTTTATTTATGTACGTACACCTTTCTTTCAAGGTGGGGCCGCCTCCTGCTAATCCGGCCATTTCCGAACCTTTCTTTCCCACCCCATTCAATGCAATGGAGGACTTCTCAATTCTTGCGATTCCCAGCCCCCAAAAAAAAAGACTCAAAAAGGCAAGGCTCCAAGAATGATCGGAGACCTAGAACTGACCCACTACGCGGTCGGCGAATAAGTTGCTTTCGAAATCTTCTGATCGCCATTCTCTTCTTTCTTCTTTCTCGTAATTCCCGCCGAACTAGGAGTTTGAAGATAGAAGTCTAAGGCCAACTTCTCTAACTATTTACACCGATCTCAGTTCTTGCGGACAAGGTCTCCACTTCCTTATTCTTTTTTTTGAGAATATGTGCTATAATGAATGAATTCTAAGGAAAAGCTAGAGTACTAAAGAAGTTAGAGTAACTAAAGAAAATTAGCCCTTAGATTAACCCCAATGCAGTAGAGGGAGAGGCTGAAAGAAGGCGAATAGAAACTAGAATGAAGGGGAAGGTGACCCTCGGCAGGAAAAGGCTGCTAATAGTGATCAGGAAGGTTCTCTCGCAGGGGAGTTTTAGATATTATGTCCCTTGCTTAAGAAGAAGGTGGAGCGCTTGCTCTTGCTGGAAAAGCTCTTTCTTATGTTCCAGGGTAGGGAATTTCTTCTTGACCTGCCTGGCGTAGGAGGCTGAATTCCCCTATTAGCCGTTTTTAGGTTCAGACTTTGGAGCATCTTCATTCCCTTTCTGATAATGAGAGGAAAAGTATGATTTGTTCTCGTTAGTTAGCAACTCGATTTAGAGATTTGACTGTCCTTTTCACTGATTCAAGTTGTTCACTTTCGGGCAAAACCTAGTTCATTGGGATTCTCCCGCTCCGTGGGAAAGAGGAAATGGGGAATTCTCATTCTTTCGAGTCAAAGCCATAGGCTTCATAGGATAAACTTAAGGTTCAAAGTCGCATCGCAAATTCTTTGCGCCTCCGTTTTAGAGTCCTTCCTTCCATATGGATGGTCCTACTTCGGTTAATTACGGATGGTCCTACTTCCATATGGATAGTCCTCCTTCTAATGGATAGTCCTACGGATAAATCCTCCGGACCCTGGACCTTTCTTTGGCACTGCGGACTCCGGACTCCGGACCTAGACACAATTCAGAAAGAAAGTGAAAATTCCATAAAGGGAATTGCATTTTGATGCCTCCGTCCAAAGATCAAGCGTAGCGGACCTAGGCTTTCTCTTTCTTCCTTTATTTAGAACCTACGAAAGAATCAATATATAAAGAATCTCAATTCATTCAGCCTCAATATTCTTGAGAAATCTTCTTCTCATATTTCATTGACCGTTAGGTCCTCCGGACAGACGGGTTAATATGGATAGGACTGAGGACGGGATTTCTCAATCTGAAAAGAGCCTTTCTTCTTTTCCGCAATATTCTTTGTGATCGCCATTCTATTCTCTTCTTTGCAAAGGCGGAAGATCAGTCTTATGGAACTGAAAGAAAGGAGCGGGAGGCGCAAAGAATATTGCGAGAAGCAAGGGATCTCGGAGCAGACGCGTAACTGAATAGTAGATAATATGCTGGGATCGGTTATCAGCGAGAAAGAAATAGGAAGTATCCGTTGCCGAAGAAAGGAGAGAAGGAGCTCGAGGAGCAAAGAATATTGCGAGGTGAAAAGAAGATTGAATTCTTCATTGAGGCGGTGGAACCTAGGAGTGGGACCGGTCCAAAAAGAAAGGTCCAGGCGCAGGCGCAAAGAATATTGCGAGGTGCAGTCTAATGATGGATAGGACTGAGGGCTCGACTGAAAGGAGAGAAGGCGCAATTCAATATGCGAGGTCCATTAGAATTAGGCGGTTCAGATCTCATAATTAATAAGGAATAAGAAAAAAGCCTACGGCTGGGCCTGAGTAAATTCTGCATTTTCCCTCTTCCCCGACCAGTTTAGTTGTTTTTGGACATTCTTTTCTTTCTCTCTTATGTTTTTGAATGCATAGCAATTCAAAGAATGAGAATGCAAATTTTTGATCTCGATATGCAAGAAAAGCAAGTGAAAATCAACTAATATTGAAATTCTAAGGGGTCCAGATGTGTCACAGGTTCATATGGATAGTCCTTCGGTCTTAAGACTCCTTTCTATTTAAGGATAAAGAAGTCCTTCGGACCAGCAAAAAGAAAGCGGAAAATTTGCTGACTCATCTGGACGAGCAAAGATCATTGATAAGGAAGATTAGAAGGAAGATCATCCCCATATTCATTAGGCGAAAGGTGAAAAGAAGATTTCTGGTAGATTTCAGACTACGACTGAGGCCTCAATGCCCACTACGCGGGAGGGGTCTCGCTCCTTCTATCCTTTCTGCCTCTTTCATTCTCTCTATGTTTTTCTTGTTTTTTTCGAATGACTCACTTTAGCTTGTTGTACCGGAGTGGTTCATCGTCAAAAGAAGAAGAAGAAACCCGACGCCTAGAAATTGATATAGTTTGGGGCTTTCTCGTCTAAAGAGAGGGGTGAGCTTTTTCACTATACAATTCCCACTACGAAGGAAGGACCAACGAGGATGAAGGAGGAGAAGGAGGAGTAGGATAAGTCAGTCTTCTTTGAAGATCGAGGAAAAGGACAATTATGCCATTCGGAATCAGTCTTCTACGGAGGGAAAGCCTAAGACGATTAATCTTAAGTGGAGAGGAAAGATCTCCAGAGATTCTTATCTCATTCCATTCCAGTGGCTCGACCAGTAAGCAATGGCGAAAACTCAAAAATCCATGGTTTCCCGGTAGAACTAGAACCCCATTTCGCCCAAGTTCTTGCTCAACCGGAAAAAAGAAGGGGTTTTTCGCACAGCTTGCTCATAGTGCGGGTCCCACTTGTATATTGTATTTGTCCGAAGAAGGATCGGACAGGTTGGAGTTCTTACCTTCTTCGGACTCTATGGACCAAGATCTGCTTTCATTATATGGGCAATACCGATCGACTTTAGTAGATCATATGGATGTAGAAAAAGCTTCGGATTTGAATGAATGTTCAAGATCTCTTTTCCATTTCTATTTACCCAGTTCATATCTTTCTTTCGTGTGTTCCCGGGAGGAATTCGATCTCGGGATACCACCTAAATAAGAGCGGCCAGAGGGTCAAATAGGTCGGGAAGAAAGAGTCTGAGGTCGGTTCGGACCTCCACTTAGTTTCACCCAAGCTTCATCCTGGAGAAGAAAGGTTCGGGTCCATAAGCAGTGAGAATTGCCCCATTCAGACTCGCTTTTGCTACGGCTCCGGTGGGTTCCCTTAACCAAGCCACTGCCTATGAGTCGCCGGCTCATTCTTCAACAGGCACGCGGTCAGAGTCCTGGTCTCCTCCCACTGCTTGGAAGCTTACGGTTTCATCTTCTATTTCACTCCCCGATGGGGGTTCTTTTCACCCTTCCCTCACGGTACTACTTCACTATCGGTCACCCAGGAGTATTTAGCCTTGCAAGGTGGTCCTTGCTGATTCACACGGGATTCCACGTGCCCCATGCTACTCGGGTCAGAGCGTAAGCTAGTGATGCTTTCGGCTACTGGACTCTCGCCATCTAGGGTGCAAGACTCCACTGCTTCGCCTAGCAGCACGACGCTTGTATTGCTCTCCCACAACCCCGTTTTCACGGTTTAGGCTGCTCCCATTTCGCTCTTAGCTACTACGGGAATAGCTTTTGCTTTCTTTTCCTCTGGCTACTAAGATGTTTCAGTTCGCCAGGTTCTC
This DNA window, taken from Cucumis sativus mitochondrion chromosome 1, complete sequence, encodes the following:
- the rpl10 gene encoding ribosomal protein L10, coding for MPFGISLLRRESLRRLILSGEERSPEILISFHSSGSTSKQWRKLKNPWFPGRTRTPFRPSSCSTGKKKGFFAQLAHSAGPTCILYLSEEGSDRLEFLPSSDSMDQDLLSLYGQYRSTLVDHMDVEKASDLNECSRSLFHFYLPSSYLSFVCSREEFDLGIPPK